Proteins encoded by one window of Xenopus tropicalis strain Nigerian chromosome 6, UCB_Xtro_10.0, whole genome shotgun sequence:
- the LOC116411558 gene encoding pinin-like, with protein MGSSEDINRTSAGTAGNEKGSNTKVQVVPPPAGQTDNKGKVLFQTEAKRRLREEEGNDGTLVTRSREVEEENEQNVKRIIKELALEALTQTPKYVNFQSFVKEKKEQKPIIKTVPRMAARRLSEISQSEKPNFTGINDYLWYQRYCTKCTKDCPEKCKELASRFPSISSLRPQPSFESSLQPQPSSESSLQPQPSSESSLQPQPSSESSLQPQPSSESSLQPQPSSESSLQPQPSSESSLQPQPSSESSLQPKPSSVFSQ; from the exons ATGGGAAGCTCAGAGGATATCAACAGAACATCGGCAGGGACTGCTGGGAATGAAAAAGGTTCAAACACAAAGGTCCAGGTTGTTCCACCACCAGCCGGTCAGACTGATAATAAG GGCAAGGTCCTTTTTCAGACTGAAGCCAAACGGAGGCTCAGGGAGGAGGAAGGAAATGATGGAACCTTAGTGACACGGAGCAGGGAAGTGGAAGAAGAAAATGAGCAGAATGTAAAAAGGATCATTAAGGAATTGGCGCTGGAAGCTTTGACACAAACACCAAAATATGTGAATTTTCAGTCTTTcgttaaagaaaaaaaggagcaaaaaCCAATAATAAAAACTGTACCAAGAATGGCTGCAAGAAGACTTTCAGAAATTTCACAATCAGAGAAACCTAATTTTACAGGGATTAATGACTACTTATGGTATCAGCGCTACTGCACTAAATGCACCAAGGATtgccctgaaaaatgtaaagaactGGCCAGTCGGTTTCCATCTATTTCCTCTCTTCGACCCCAGCCCAGCTTTGAATCTTCTCTCCAACCCCAGCCCAGCTCTGAATCTTCTCTCCAACCCCAGCCCAGCTCTGAATCTTCTCTCCAACCCCAGCCCAGCTCTGAATCCTCTCTCCAACCCCAGCCTAGTTCTGAATCCTCTCTCCAACCCCAGCCTAGTTCTGAATCCTCTCTCCAACCCCAGCCTAGTTCTGAATCCTCTCTCCAACCCCAGCCTAGTTCTGAATCCTCTCTCCAACCCAAGCCCAGCTCCGTATTCTCTCAATAA